In a single window of the Caldicellulosiruptoraceae bacterium PP1 genome:
- a CDS encoding WYL domain-containing protein, protein MNLFVEYKSNMFKAICEIINTAYFSEDKKISKKTISKILNKYKIYNKKYLEMILNKSKDIDQNLYILEEVEEDKFKLSIDSPIIPIVTASEKLWLNSISKSELFRSLLNNEILEYIDNFLKESPDITKNVTYKNNSDANAYESNTSKLDNIREILRAIVERKKISFCYKANNNVEYNNKSAIPLNIEYSIKDDKFYLIAYSNDTDKIIKCSINNITNISILSTIDNFDFYLEEEKEFLENLKAKQPITIAIKDRNNALERALYLFSCFEKRLIYDDENDRYLLEIYYLISEETEIISRILMLGKNVVVISPENIKEEIIRRIKLALSNYDAN, encoded by the coding sequence ATGAATCTCTTTGTTGAATATAAAAGTAATATGTTTAAGGCAATATGTGAGATAATTAATACTGCATACTTTTCAGAAGATAAAAAAATTTCAAAAAAGACTATATCTAAAATACTTAATAAATATAAAATATATAATAAGAAATACTTAGAGATGATACTGAACAAATCAAAAGATATAGATCAAAATCTATACATATTAGAAGAAGTAGAAGAAGATAAATTTAAATTATCTATAGATAGCCCAATAATCCCTATAGTTACAGCTTCTGAAAAATTGTGGCTTAATTCAATTAGTAAATCAGAACTATTTAGGTCATTATTAAATAACGAGATTTTAGAGTATATAGATAATTTTCTTAAAGAATCACCAGATATAACAAAAAATGTTACATACAAAAATAATTCTGATGCAAATGCTTATGAAAGTAATACAAGCAAATTGGATAATATTAGGGAAATTTTAAGAGCTATTGTTGAAAGAAAGAAAATAAGCTTTTGTTATAAAGCTAATAATAATGTTGAATATAATAATAAATCAGCCATTCCATTAAATATTGAGTATTCAATAAAGGATGACAAGTTTTATCTTATAGCTTATTCAAATGATACAGATAAAATAATAAAATGCAGCATTAATAATATAACTAATATCTCAATATTAAGCACTATAGATAACTTTGACTTTTATTTAGAAGAGGAAAAAGAATTTTTAGAAAATCTAAAAGCTAAACAACCCATAACAATTGCAATAAAAGATAGAAATAATGCTTTAGAAAGAGCACTTTATCTATTTTCATGTTTTGAAAAAAGATTAATATATGATGACGAAAACGATAGATATTTATTAGAAATATATTATTTAATATCAGAAGAAACAGAAATAATATCCAGAATTCTTATGCTTGGTAAAAATGTAGTTGTGATTTCACCAGAAAATATCAAAGAAGAAATAATTAGAAGAATAAAATTAGCACTATCCAACTATGATGCAAATTAA